From the Pseudopipra pipra isolate bDixPip1 chromosome 22, bDixPip1.hap1, whole genome shotgun sequence genome, one window contains:
- the CPLANE2 gene encoding ciliogenesis and planar polarity effector 2 produces the protein MAERDSQDPQDSQDPRHSQDPRHSPLERGWLLSPPGRPYLESLLQRNRRRVFGLLERPALPPPLAVPTLPYKLFLVGRSGVGKSTLVAALAGTPRTPGTAATPAHHETLGIEATTVFWPAQPRGSARPVLFQLHFWDCGDGALRKFEHLLPACREELDAVLVLFSFTDRASFEELPAQLSRLSGQGLVTVVMGTKSDLSPHAAVTERDVRALEAARGLRVLRAGAAPGGARAGLERAAPILDSLAEQLWKRDQVAAGVARGEEGTPPS, from the exons ATGGCAGAGCGGGATTCCCAGGATCCGCAGGATTCCCAGGATCCGCGGCATTCCCAGGATCCGCGGCATTCCCCGCTGGAGCGGGGCTGGCTCCTGTCGCCCCCCGGCCGCCCCTACCTGGAGTCGCTGCTGCAGCGGAACCGGCGGCGGGTGTTCG ggctgctggagcGGCCGGCGCTGCCGCCCCCCCTGGCCGTGCCCACCCTGCCCTACAAACTGTTCCTGGTGGGAAGAAGCGGCGTCGGGAAAAGCACCCTGgtggcggcgctggccgggACCCCCCGGACCCCCGGGACCGCCGCGACCCCCGCGCACCACGAGACCCTCG ggatcgAGGCCACCACGGTGTTCTGGccggcccagccccggggcagcgccCGGCCCGTCCTCTTCCAGCTGCACTTCTGGGACTGCGGGGACGGAGCCCTGAGGAAATTTGAGCACCTGCTGCCC GCGTGTCGGGAGGAGCTGGACGCCGTCCTGGTGCTGTTCTCCTTCACCGACCGCGCGTCCTTCGAGGAGCTGCCGGCGCAGCTGAGCCGCCTCTCGGGGCAGGGGCTCGTCACCGTGGTCATGGGCACCAA GTCCGACCTGTCCCCGCACGCGGCCGTGACCGAGCGGGACGTGCGGGCTCTCGAGGCCGCGCGGGGGCTGCGGGTGCTGCgcgcgggggcggccccgggggggGCGCGGGCCGGGCTGGAACGGGCGGCCCCGATCCTCGATTCCCTGGCggagcagctctggaaaagGGACCAGGTCGCCGCCGGGGTGGCccggggggaggaggggaccCCCCCCAGCTGA